The nucleotide window GCCGAGCGCGCTGATCACTCTCGGCGGCGCGGAGAGCGGGACGGTGCCGGTCGCCGGGCCGCCCAACGACAAGGCCATTCCGGCCAACACCCCCATAAAGATCAGTGACTTGAGCGGCACGTACACGCCCAAGGGCAGCGGCAAGGTCACCCTCACGGCGGCCACGCTCACCATCAAGGCGCTGGGCACCACCACCACCTGCACCCCGAGCAACCACCCCAAGCCCTCGCTGACCCTGGACGTGAAGGGAACCGGCGGTTCCGGCGGTGCCGCACCAGGCGCCGGCGGTGCGGCCACGGGCGGGGGGTCCTCCGGCGCCCAGCTGCCGCAGACCGGACCCGCGGACTCCGCCGTGGCGCTGGGCACCCTCGGCGGCACGGTGTTGCTGGCCGGTGCGGCCGGTGTGCTCTGGCTGACCCGGCGCCACCAGCGGGCCTGACGGCCGCGCGGGGCGCCAGGACCCGCGCGGTGCACCCCCGTTCCCCGTACGCCCGCGTGCCCGGCCGGCACGCGGGGGCACCCCCTCGCACCCGCAGGAGCCGCCGATGCCGTTCCGTCTCCGCACAGCGGTCAGCGGTGCGATGCTCGCCACCGCCGCCGTGCTGCTGTGTCCCGCCGCGGCCGCGGCCCGGCCGGCCGCCGCACCGGCAGCACCGGGCTGGTCCGCCGCCCCCGCCCCGGGTGCCGGCGCCGCCCCGGGCGCCCCGGACCGCCCGTTCTTCTACCTGGAGGGCGCGCCGGGCACCGTCCTGGCCGACCGGCTGTCCCTGAGCAACCCCACCGGCCGCACCGTCGCCGTACGGCTGCGCGGCTCCGGCTCCGGGGCCGGAGCGTGGCTCACGCTCGCCTCCAAGGAGGTGCGGATCCCGCCGCACACCCGGGCGGGCGTCCCGTTCACGGTGACCGTCCCGCGCGACGCGGCCCCCGGTGACCGCTCCGGCACGCTGTTCGCCACCGGCGTGGGCAAGGGGACCGGGGCGGGACGGCGGGCAACCGTACCGCTCCATCTGCGGGTGACGGGGCCGGTGTTGTTCGCGCTGACCGTCGAGAAGGTGTCGGTGCGTCGCGCGGGCGGTGCGGCCCTCATCCGGTACACGCTGGTCAACCGCGGCACCACGGCGCTCAGGCCACGGATCGGGGTGCGGGCCGACGGGCTCTTCGGCCCGCTGCTGCGGCGGGCCGCCCGTACACAGCCGTCTGCGCTGGCACCCGGCCGGGCCCTCGATCTGGTCCTCGCCGCGCCGCTGCCGCTGCTCGCGGCGGGTGCGGGCGGGTTGCTGGTCCTGCGCCGGCGACGCCGCGGCGCGGGGCCGGGCGGGAGGCGGGGCGAGGAGTCCGCCCCGGGGCCGGGCGGTGGGACGCGGCCCTCCGGGGACGAACCGGCGGACACGGCCGGCGTATTGGCGGGCGCCGGACCGGGAGCGCGCGCGTGAACGGCCGGACCGGTACGCGCCGGAGTGCGGCCACCGGCACGGCCCGCGCCGGTACGTGCCGAGGCCGCACGCGGGGGCGCGCGGTGACCGTGCTCGTCCTGTGCGCGGCGCTGGCGTGGGGTCTCCTGCCCGCCGCGGGGGCGGAGGCCGCCGCCGACGGCACGCCCGTCGTCCAGCTCTCCGCCAAGGAGGCCGGCAAGGGCGGCAGCCTCACGGTGACCGGCCACGGCTGGCGGCCCGGGGCGCTGCTCACGCTGCTGATCTGCGGACAGAACATGATCGGCGGCAGCAACTCCTGCGCCAACGCCGACGGCAGGGCCGTCACCACCGACGCCCACGGCGCCTTCCGCAGAAAGCTTCCGGTCGCCGAACCGCCCAAGCCCTGCCCCTGTGTGGTGCATGTGGCGACCGTGACCGGGGCGGCGGCAGCGGCGGATGTGCCCTTCACGGTGGCGGGCCACCCGGTGGCGCCGCTGCCCCGGGAGGCCACCGCCGGCCGGCTGGCGGTGCTCGCCCAGCCGCGGCTGACGGGCAGCAGCGGCCTGCTGACCTGGTTCGGCGCCCCGGCGCAGCGCGAACTGACCCTCACCGTCGGCAATCTCGGCACGACGCCGGCCCGGGACCCGGTCTTCCGGGTCGGCACCTCGCACGGCGTCTTCGCACCCAAGTGGGAGGAGCAGCAGTGGCGGGGGACCGTCCCCGCCGGGAAGAAGGCGCGGATCACGCTGCCGGTCGAGCTGCCGGCCGGCGCGCACGGGGACTATCTGGTCTCCCTCGCCTACGGCGGCCGGACCCTGGTCGAGCAGCCATGGGGGGTCGGCCGCCCTTGGGGCGTGACGCTCTTCTGGGCGCTGCTCTGCGTGGTGATCCCGACGGCGGTGTTCCGCATCGGGATGGCGCTCGTGGACCGGGTCCGTCCGCACCGGCCGGACCGGGGCGGCACGCACGCCGCCGGCCGGCCGCCCGGCATCCGCGCCCGCATCCGCACCAAGGACCGCACGAACCGCACGGACCGCACGAACCGCACGGACCGCACGGACCGCACCGCGCACGACGGCTCCACGGACGGCCCCGGCACGCCGGGTGACTCCGGGGGGCTGCCGTGGTTCACCCCGGACACCGCACCGTCCACGACCACATCAACCGAACGCCCGACGTCGAAAGGTTCTGCGTGATGAGGCAACGGAGGAGAGCGGCGGTGGCCTCGGCGGCCGCGCTGGTGCTCGCGGGGGCGGGCATCATGGCCGCGGCCGGGACCGCCCAGGCGGCGGAGGTCTCGTACAAAACGGAGTGTCTGCCGCCACCGATATCGGGGCTGCCGCCGATCGAGGGCACCACCAAGGTCGCGGTCAGCGCGCCGGAGACGGCCAAGGTCGGCGACGAGATCGAGGTGGTCTGGAAGACGGTGGAGGGTGCTTCCAAGAACCCCGACATCCTCGATCTGGGCGAGAACACCGTCCAGCCGACCGGCACGGTCAAGGTGGCCGGGGCACAGACCGGCGATCTGGCGATGGAGGGGCCACGGCAGAATCCGCCGATCCCCAAGGGCGGCGCGATGAAGCTGTCCGACATGAAGGGCAAGCTGAAGCTGACCAAGGCCGGTGAGGTCACCCTCGCGCCCGGCTTCTACAACATCAACGTCAACAAGCCGATCTCGACGGACACCAAGTGTTCGCCCAAGGAGACCGTCAAGCCCGCGGTCACCATCAAGGTGACCGACGGCGGGGGCGGTTCCGGCGGCACGACCGGCGGCTCCACGTCCGGCACGACGGGCGGCTCCACGGCCGGCACCTCGGGCGGGACGACAGCCGGTACGTCTGGCGGGACCACGGCCGGTACGACGTCGGGCACCTCGGGCGGCGGCACCAGCGCCGGCACCTCCGGCGGCGCGGCGTCGGGCGGCACGAGCTCCGGCGGCAGCACGTCCGGCGGTTCCGGCGGCGACCCCGACGGCACCGCGTACAAGGGCAAGGAGGTGCAGGTCCCGTACGCCTGCAAGACGCCCATCGGGGACAAGAAGGCGACCTCGCCGGTCCAGATCAACGCCGTGAAGAAGAGCGGCGGTTACGACCTGACGGTGAAGTTCGCCAAGTCCGTGATGGACAGCCCGGCGGACATTCCCGCGGGCTCGGTCAAGCCGTCCATGGACGTCAAGGTCGCAGGCGCGGACAAGGGATCGGTGAAGGTCGCGGGGCCGGCGAACGCCGGCCCGATCAAGTCGGGTCAGCCGATCGCGATCCCCGACCTGACGGGCAGCTACAAGCCGGGCGCCACCGGCAAGGCCACG belongs to Streptomyces sp. NBC_01454 and includes:
- a CDS encoding LPXTG cell wall anchor domain-containing protein, with protein sequence MARFHEQHGRRPGRAAGLAAAAALAAGTAVMLTAPAAHAEVVDVNYQCKTPIGNKGAVSPIDIKGTPAGGGYKLVMSFQKGVSSSPVELGKGAMKPSALITLGGAESGTVPVAGPPNDKAIPANTPIKISDLSGTYTPKGSGKVTLTAATLTIKALGTTTTCTPSNHPKPSLTLDVKGTGGSGGAAPGAGGAATGGGSSGAQLPQTGPADSAVALGTLGGTVLLAGAAGVLWLTRRHQRA
- a CDS encoding COG1470 family protein, yielding MPFRLRTAVSGAMLATAAVLLCPAAAAARPAAAPAAPGWSAAPAPGAGAAPGAPDRPFFYLEGAPGTVLADRLSLSNPTGRTVAVRLRGSGSGAGAWLTLASKEVRIPPHTRAGVPFTVTVPRDAAPGDRSGTLFATGVGKGTGAGRRATVPLHLRVTGPVLFALTVEKVSVRRAGGAALIRYTLVNRGTTALRPRIGVRADGLFGPLLRRAARTQPSALAPGRALDLVLAAPLPLLAAGAGGLLVLRRRRRGAGPGGRRGEESAPGPGGGTRPSGDEPADTAGVLAGAGPGARA